A region from the Mycobacterium heidelbergense genome encodes:
- a CDS encoding Rieske 2Fe-2S domain-containing protein: MAKPPLSMKPTGWFQVAWSDEIGVGDVHRMTYFGEEMVAWRAESGGLTVMNAYCEHLGAHLGYGGKVVGEVLQCPFHGWQWSQQGRNVCIPYQDRPNRGRRIRTYPVVERNESVYVWHDVQRREPFFDPPDVFASFGDGSGADGYYPQQRLFRVGLELHPQYVLENGVDFAHFKYVHNTPIVPVFTRHDFAEPVSFVDFTITFEGDDGQRIEDVNSGVEAINGGLGIAVTKSWGMVDNRTISAITPVDESTSDVRFMVYIGRRPGKDPARAATKAAEFGREVIRQFEQDIEIWAHQRYSDPPALATSEYEGFTAIRAWATQFYPEAFASQKG; this comes from the coding sequence ATGGCTAAGCCGCCGTTGTCGATGAAACCGACCGGATGGTTTCAGGTCGCCTGGTCCGACGAGATCGGCGTCGGCGACGTGCACAGGATGACCTACTTCGGCGAGGAGATGGTCGCCTGGCGGGCCGAATCCGGCGGGCTCACCGTGATGAACGCCTACTGCGAACACCTCGGCGCGCACCTGGGTTACGGCGGCAAGGTCGTCGGCGAGGTGCTGCAGTGCCCGTTCCACGGGTGGCAGTGGAGCCAGCAGGGCCGCAACGTCTGCATCCCGTATCAGGATCGGCCCAACCGCGGCCGGCGCATCCGCACCTACCCCGTGGTGGAGCGCAACGAGTCGGTCTACGTCTGGCACGACGTGCAGCGCCGCGAGCCGTTCTTCGACCCGCCCGACGTGTTCGCCTCGTTCGGCGACGGCAGCGGTGCCGACGGCTACTACCCGCAGCAGCGGCTGTTCCGCGTGGGCCTGGAGCTGCACCCGCAGTACGTGCTCGAAAACGGCGTGGACTTCGCGCATTTCAAGTACGTGCACAACACCCCGATCGTGCCGGTGTTCACCCGCCACGACTTCGCCGAGCCGGTGTCCTTCGTCGACTTCACCATCACGTTCGAGGGCGACGACGGCCAGCGGATCGAGGACGTCAACAGCGGCGTGGAGGCCATCAACGGCGGCCTGGGGATCGCGGTGACCAAGAGCTGGGGCATGGTCGACAACCGCACCATCTCGGCGATCACCCCGGTCGACGAGTCCACCTCCGACGTCCGGTTCATGGTCTACATCGGGCGGAGGCCGGGCAAGGATCCGGCCCGCGCGGCGACCAAGGCGGCCGAATTCGGGCGCGAAGTGATCCGGCAGTTCGAGCAGGACATCGAAATCTGGGCGCACCAGCGCTATTCGGACCCGCCCGCGCTGGCCACCTCCGAGTACGAGGGCTTCACCGCGATTCGCGCGTGGGCCACGCAGTTTTATCCCGAGGCATTCGCATCGCAGAAAGGCTGA
- a CDS encoding flavodoxin family protein — translation MSKTLLIIHHTPSPHCQELFEAVVAGATDPEIEGVEVVRRPALTVSPVEMLEADGYLLGSPANLGYISGALKHAFDQSYYQILDSTRGRPYGLWLHGNEGTEGAERAVDGITAGLGWVKAAETVVVSGKPDKSDIEACWNLGATVAAQLMG, via the coding sequence ATGAGCAAGACGCTGCTGATCATTCACCACACGCCGAGCCCGCACTGTCAGGAGCTGTTCGAGGCGGTCGTGGCCGGGGCGACTGATCCCGAGATCGAGGGCGTGGAGGTCGTGCGGCGGCCGGCGCTCACCGTGTCGCCCGTCGAAATGCTCGAAGCTGATGGCTATCTGCTGGGCAGCCCGGCCAACCTGGGCTATATCAGCGGTGCCCTCAAGCACGCGTTCGACCAGTCGTATTACCAGATCCTTGACTCCACCCGGGGCCGACCGTATGGGCTGTGGCTGCACGGCAACGAGGGCACCGAGGGAGCCGAGCGCGCCGTCGACGGAATCACGGCGGGGCTGGGTTGGGTGAAAGCCGCGGAGACCGTGGTGGTTTCGGGCAAACCAGACAAAAGCGATATCGAGGCGTGCTGGAATCTCGGCGCGACGGTCGCCGCTCAGTTGATGGGGTGA
- a CDS encoding PE-PGRS family protein codes for MKPLVVAGAVAAAIAAAPMAAADAFAAGPAMTVPAPTHVIFKDDPSGGGCDNNGNCGSGGQNNGPGGGPGGQGCVPGVGCGSGGQFAGPGGVPGGQGCLPGVGCGSGHG; via the coding sequence ATGAAACCACTGGTCGTGGCCGGGGCTGTCGCCGCGGCGATCGCCGCCGCTCCCATGGCCGCGGCTGACGCTTTCGCCGCCGGGCCAGCGATGACGGTACCCGCGCCCACCCATGTCATCTTCAAGGACGACCCGAGCGGCGGCGGTTGCGACAACAACGGCAACTGCGGCTCCGGAGGCCAGAACAACGGGCCCGGCGGCGGCCCGGGCGGCCAAGGCTGCGTCCCCGGCGTCGGCTGCGGCTCCGGCGGGCAGTTCGCCGGTCCCGGCGGCGTGCCGGGCGGCCAGGGCTGTCTGCCGGGCGTCGGTTGCGGCTCCGGTCACGGATAA
- a CDS encoding DivIVA domain-containing protein, with the protein MITEPAKTFPRVFRGYDPAAVDASIEALTAKQQLLLNDVKSLEARLTESDDETAALRKEVAVLTDTSPSPHAVQLRMANMLRRTVDEVSQMQAEAQAEAEALVASAEAEARAARREHEEQMADLAARREALEAEYADAKKKLDAELAGMRAETQSAIDEAWREARREADHYREQARRAADEASRQRIKILEQLAQVHRDLETVPDALASAYREQKDLPEASVVVPLDEKITAG; encoded by the coding sequence GTGATCACCGAACCCGCAAAGACGTTCCCGCGCGTGTTCAGGGGCTACGATCCGGCCGCGGTCGACGCCTCCATCGAGGCTCTGACCGCCAAGCAGCAGCTGCTGCTCAACGACGTCAAGAGCCTCGAGGCGCGGCTGACGGAATCCGACGACGAGACGGCGGCGCTGCGTAAGGAGGTCGCCGTCCTCACCGACACCTCACCCTCGCCCCACGCGGTGCAGCTGCGGATGGCGAACATGCTGCGGCGCACCGTCGACGAGGTTTCCCAGATGCAGGCCGAGGCCCAGGCCGAGGCGGAGGCGCTGGTCGCGTCGGCCGAGGCCGAGGCGCGGGCCGCGCGGCGAGAGCACGAAGAGCAGATGGCGGACCTGGCCGCGCGGCGCGAGGCCCTGGAGGCCGAGTATGCCGACGCGAAAAAGAAGCTCGACGCCGAACTGGCCGGCATGCGCGCCGAAACCCAATCGGCGATCGACGAGGCGTGGCGGGAGGCCCGACGGGAGGCCGATCATTACCGCGAGCAGGCGCGGCGGGCGGCCGACGAGGCGAGTCGGCAGCGGATCAAGATCCTCGAGCAACTGGCGCAAGTACACCGCGACCTGGAAACCGTGCCGGACGCCCTCGCGTCGGCATACCGGGAACAGAAGGATCTGCCGGAGGCGAGCGTCGTGGTGCCGCTGGACGAGAAAATCACCGCCGGGTGA
- a CDS encoding acyl-CoA dehydrogenase family protein — protein sequence MSPDLDARVQALLDEHDPATTDPRDFLGAQYDSGLAWVYLPQGFGGLGLPRKAQERVDARLTAAGAPVGGTVKNFIGMGMAAPTIAAFGTDEQRRKFLRPLFTGEHVYCQLFSEPGAGSDLAGVATRAVRDGDDWIVNGQKVWTSMAQHAQMAILVARTDPTVPKHAGLTYFLCDMTQPGVDVRPLRQITGEAEFNEVFLTDVRVPDANRLGAVGGGWRVATTTLNNERVAIGSRPGVPREGGIIGKVTDAWRDDPGLRNPAMHDELMRLWVDAEVLRLAGERLRQQAVAGQPGPEGAGMKIAFASLAQAISGFELELHAESGLHYDDWTMRRTEVVDLIGREPGYRYLRARGNSIEGGTSEILRNTISERILGLPGEHRVDKDVPWKDLDR from the coding sequence ATGAGCCCCGACCTGGACGCGCGGGTGCAGGCGCTGCTGGACGAGCACGACCCGGCGACCACCGACCCGCGGGATTTCCTTGGCGCGCAATACGACTCGGGCCTGGCCTGGGTGTACCTGCCGCAGGGCTTCGGCGGGCTTGGCCTGCCGCGGAAGGCCCAGGAGCGCGTCGACGCCCGGCTGACCGCCGCCGGCGCGCCGGTGGGCGGCACCGTCAAGAACTTCATCGGGATGGGCATGGCGGCGCCGACGATCGCGGCGTTCGGGACCGACGAACAGAGGCGAAAGTTCCTGCGCCCGTTGTTCACCGGCGAGCACGTCTACTGCCAGCTGTTCAGCGAGCCGGGTGCGGGATCGGACCTGGCCGGGGTGGCCACCCGCGCGGTCCGCGACGGCGATGACTGGATTGTCAACGGCCAGAAGGTCTGGACGTCGATGGCCCAGCACGCGCAGATGGCCATCCTGGTCGCCCGCACCGACCCGACGGTGCCCAAACACGCTGGGCTGACGTACTTTCTGTGCGACATGACGCAGCCCGGCGTCGACGTCCGCCCACTGCGGCAGATCACCGGCGAGGCGGAATTCAACGAGGTGTTCCTCACCGACGTCCGGGTGCCCGACGCGAACCGGCTCGGCGCGGTGGGCGGCGGCTGGCGGGTCGCGACCACCACGCTCAACAACGAGCGCGTCGCGATCGGCTCTCGCCCGGGCGTTCCGCGGGAGGGCGGGATCATCGGCAAGGTCACCGACGCCTGGCGCGACGACCCGGGTCTGCGCAACCCCGCGATGCACGACGAACTCATGCGGCTGTGGGTCGACGCGGAGGTCCTACGGCTCGCCGGTGAGCGGCTGCGGCAACAGGCCGTGGCGGGTCAGCCCGGGCCCGAGGGCGCCGGCATGAAGATCGCCTTCGCCTCGCTGGCGCAAGCCATTTCGGGCTTCGAGCTGGAGCTGCATGCCGAATCCGGGCTGCACTACGACGACTGGACCATGCGCAGAACCGAAGTCGTCGACCTGATCGGGCGCGAGCCGGGATACCGCTACCTGCGGGCTCGCGGCAACTCGATCGAGGGCGGCACCTCGGAGATCTTGCGCAACACCATCTCCGAGCGGATCCTCGGCCTGCCGGGCGAACACCGCGTCGACAAGGACGTGCCCTGGAAGGACCTGGACCGGTGA
- a CDS encoding dienelactone hydrolase family protein encodes MPTITDTVTTPDGSCPVRLFTPEGPGPWPGVVMYPDAGGVRDTFEQMAAKLAGFGYAVLLPDVYYRSGDWAPFDMATAFTDASERNRLFSMIGSITPDRMASDAAAFFDYLAARPEVSGERFGVCGYCMGGRTSVVVAGRLPDRVAAVASFHGGGLVTDTADSPHLLADRMTATVYIGGAEDDASFTPDHAEALKKALTAAGVRHTIEWYSAAHGFAVPDNAPYDEAAAERHWTAMVDTFGSALAP; translated from the coding sequence ATGCCGACAATCACCGACACCGTCACCACTCCCGACGGCTCCTGCCCCGTCCGCCTGTTCACCCCCGAGGGGCCCGGCCCCTGGCCCGGCGTGGTCATGTATCCCGACGCCGGCGGGGTGCGCGACACCTTCGAGCAGATGGCCGCCAAGCTGGCCGGATTCGGCTACGCCGTGCTGCTGCCGGACGTGTACTACCGCAGCGGCGACTGGGCCCCGTTCGACATGGCCACCGCGTTCACCGACGCGTCCGAGCGCAACCGGCTGTTTTCCATGATCGGCAGCATCACCCCGGACAGGATGGCCAGCGACGCCGCCGCCTTCTTCGACTACCTGGCCGCGCGCCCCGAGGTGTCCGGGGAGCGCTTCGGCGTGTGCGGCTACTGCATGGGCGGGCGGACATCGGTGGTGGTGGCCGGCCGTCTCCCGGACCGCGTCGCGGCCGTGGCGTCCTTCCACGGCGGCGGCCTGGTGACCGACACCGCGGACAGCCCGCACCTGCTGGCCGACCGGATGACCGCGACGGTCTACATCGGCGGCGCCGAGGACGACGCGTCGTTCACGCCCGATCACGCCGAAGCGCTCAAGAAGGCGCTGACGGCGGCCGGCGTGCGGCACACCATCGAGTGGTACTCGGCCGCCCACGGGTTCGCAGTCCCCGACAACGCGCCCTACGACGAGGCCGCGGCCGAGCGGCACTGGACCGCGATGGTGGACACCTTCGGCTCGGCGCTTGCGCCTTAG
- a CDS encoding acyl-CoA dehydrogenase family protein: protein MSDLLYSDTEEALRDSVRHLFAERCPPESVVRAYDAVPQDFSGVWRTLAAELGVAGLLVPESLGGAGAGAREAAVVMEEIGRSVAPVPFLSSAVLATVALLRAGDTETVPALAQGVVTAALVVPLSTAPGDPVAGVGADGLTGVVTSVAGAGETDVLVVPVAGPDGLELHTVSRTAAGVEVSPVLALDMTRPLATVRFSGAASSRVGPADVAVAEALQTGAALLASEQLGVARWCFDTTLAYVKQRKQFGRAIGSYQAIKHRLADLWFEVGAATAAARYAADTCARGDDDAGIAAAIAQAYCGGVAVHAAEECIQLHGGIGMTWEYPAHLYLKRAKSDQLALGTAYRHRARLAELVDLPVS, encoded by the coding sequence GTGAGCGACCTGCTGTACTCCGACACCGAAGAGGCGCTGCGCGACAGCGTTCGCCACCTGTTCGCCGAGCGCTGCCCGCCGGAATCGGTGGTGCGAGCCTACGATGCGGTGCCGCAAGACTTTTCGGGTGTTTGGCGGACCCTGGCCGCCGAGCTGGGGGTGGCCGGGCTGCTGGTGCCCGAGTCGCTCGGCGGCGCCGGCGCGGGTGCCCGCGAGGCCGCGGTCGTGATGGAGGAGATCGGCCGGTCCGTCGCGCCGGTGCCGTTCTTGTCCAGCGCGGTGCTGGCCACGGTCGCGCTACTGCGTGCCGGCGACACCGAGACCGTGCCGGCGCTGGCCCAGGGGGTGGTGACCGCGGCGCTGGTGGTGCCGCTATCCACCGCGCCGGGCGATCCGGTCGCGGGGGTCGGCGCCGACGGCCTGACCGGCGTGGTCACCAGCGTCGCGGGCGCCGGCGAAACCGACGTACTGGTGGTGCCGGTCGCGGGCCCGGACGGGCTTGAGCTGCACACGGTCTCCCGAACGGCGGCCGGTGTCGAGGTGTCGCCGGTGCTCGCCCTGGATATGACGAGACCCCTTGCGACCGTGCGGTTTTCGGGGGCAGCCTCGTCGCGGGTCGGGCCGGCGGACGTCGCCGTGGCCGAGGCGCTGCAGACGGGCGCGGCGCTGCTGGCGTCCGAGCAGCTCGGGGTGGCGCGGTGGTGTTTCGACACCACGCTGGCCTATGTCAAGCAGCGCAAGCAGTTTGGCCGCGCGATCGGCTCGTACCAGGCGATCAAGCACCGGCTGGCGGACCTGTGGTTCGAGGTCGGCGCGGCGACGGCCGCGGCCCGCTACGCGGCGGACACGTGCGCCCGCGGCGACGACGACGCGGGCATCGCCGCGGCCATCGCGCAGGCCTACTGCGGCGGCGTCGCCGTGCACGCCGCCGAGGAGTGCATACAGCTGCACGGCGGCATCGGCATGACCTGGGAATATCCCGCGCACCTGTACCTCAAGCGGGCCAAGAGCGACCAGCTGGCCCTCGGCACCGCCTACCGCCACCGGGCGCGGCTGGCCGAGCTGGTCGACCTGCCGGTTTCCTGA
- a CDS encoding SDR family oxidoreductase, whose translation MTSLDLTGRTAIITGASRGIGLAIAQQLAAAGANVVLTARKQEAADEAAAQVGENALGVGAHAVDEDAARRCVDLTLERFGSVDILINNAGTNPAYGPLIDQDHARFAKIFDVNLWAPLLWTSLVVKSWMGEHGGAIVNTASIGGLHQSPAMGLYNATKAALIHVTKQLALELSPRVRVNAIAPGVVRTRLAEALWKDHEDPLASSIALGRIGEPVDVAGAVAFLVSDAASWITGETMVIDGGLLLGPAQGFRQ comes from the coding sequence ATGACCTCACTTGACTTGACGGGCCGCACCGCGATCATCACCGGCGCCTCGCGCGGGATCGGGCTGGCGATCGCCCAGCAATTGGCCGCCGCGGGCGCCAACGTGGTGCTCACCGCGCGCAAGCAGGAAGCCGCCGACGAGGCCGCGGCGCAGGTCGGTGAGAACGCGCTCGGCGTCGGCGCCCACGCGGTCGACGAGGATGCCGCGCGGCGCTGCGTGGACCTCACGCTGGAGCGCTTCGGCAGCGTCGACATCCTGATCAACAACGCGGGAACCAACCCCGCGTACGGCCCGCTGATCGATCAGGACCACGCCCGCTTCGCCAAGATCTTCGACGTCAACCTGTGGGCGCCGCTGCTGTGGACCTCGCTCGTCGTCAAATCCTGGATGGGCGAGCACGGCGGTGCGATCGTCAACACCGCCTCCATCGGCGGCCTGCACCAGTCCCCGGCGATGGGTTTGTACAACGCCACCAAGGCCGCGCTGATCCACGTCACCAAGCAACTGGCGCTGGAACTTTCACCACGCGTCCGGGTCAACGCCATCGCCCCGGGGGTGGTGCGCACTCGGCTGGCCGAGGCGCTGTGGAAGGACCACGAGGATCCGCTGGCGTCGTCGATCGCGCTCGGGCGCATCGGTGAGCCGGTCGACGTGGCGGGCGCGGTCGCCTTCCTGGTCTCCGACGCGGCGAGCTGGATCACCGGCGAGACGATGGTCATCGACGGCGGCCTGCTACTCGGCCCCGCGCAGGGATTTCGGCAATGA
- a CDS encoding NAD(P)H-dependent amine dehydrogenase family protein, translating into MNAPARPVRVFQVATGNVGKEMIKRIAARPDLELVGVHCYSPEKIGRDAGELAGLGPNGVTATGTVEEIIAARPDVLTFHGVFPDEDLYVKVLEAGINIVTTADWITGWHRDRNHPHPSGKSVTRLLAEACEKGRATFYGTGMNPGLNQILGVVCSADVAEIENVTTIESVDVSCHHSRDTWIEVGYGQPVDDPEIPLKLEKYTRVFADSVLMMADCFDLPLDEVTFSYELGACTKDVDLGWYTLPKGSLGGNYIKYQGMVDGVPRVETHLEWQMTPHTDPSWNIKGCYITQIKGDPCVYNKHMIFPKPGVDLSNPDNFASIGMTVTGLPALNAITSVVAAPPGLITSADLPLRGFAGRFKK; encoded by the coding sequence ATGAATGCACCCGCTCGACCCGTCCGCGTCTTCCAGGTCGCCACCGGAAACGTCGGCAAGGAGATGATCAAGCGGATCGCCGCGCGGCCAGATCTGGAACTCGTTGGCGTGCACTGCTATTCGCCGGAAAAGATCGGCCGCGACGCCGGCGAGTTGGCCGGTCTGGGGCCCAACGGGGTGACCGCGACCGGCACCGTCGAGGAGATCATCGCGGCCCGGCCGGACGTGCTGACGTTTCACGGCGTGTTTCCCGACGAGGACCTCTACGTCAAAGTGCTTGAGGCCGGCATCAATATCGTCACGACCGCCGACTGGATCACCGGCTGGCACCGCGACAGGAACCACCCGCACCCGTCGGGCAAGTCGGTGACCCGGCTGCTGGCCGAGGCCTGTGAAAAGGGCCGCGCGACCTTCTACGGCACCGGCATGAACCCGGGGCTGAACCAGATCCTCGGCGTGGTGTGCTCGGCCGACGTCGCCGAGATCGAGAACGTCACCACCATCGAGTCCGTCGACGTGTCGTGTCACCACTCGCGCGACACCTGGATCGAGGTGGGCTACGGCCAGCCCGTCGACGACCCGGAGATCCCGTTGAAGCTGGAGAAGTACACCCGCGTCTTCGCCGACAGCGTGCTGATGATGGCCGACTGCTTCGACCTGCCCCTCGATGAGGTCACGTTCAGCTATGAGCTGGGCGCCTGCACCAAGGACGTCGACCTGGGCTGGTACACGCTGCCCAAGGGCTCGCTGGGCGGCAACTACATCAAGTATCAGGGCATGGTCGACGGCGTTCCGCGCGTCGAGACGCACCTGGAGTGGCAGATGACCCCGCACACCGACCCGAGCTGGAACATCAAGGGCTGCTACATCACCCAGATCAAGGGCGATCCGTGCGTCTACAACAAGCACATGATCTTCCCCAAGCCCGGCGTGGACCTGTCGAATCCCGACAATTTCGCCTCGATCGGCATGACCGTGACCGGTCTGCCCGCCCTCAACGCGATCACGTCGGTGGTGGCGGCGCCCCCGGGACTCATCACCAGCGCCGACCTGCCGCTGCGCGGCTTCGCCGGGCGGTTCAAAAAGTAG
- a CDS encoding dihydrofolate reductase, whose translation MSSVGLVWAQSTSGVIGRGGDIPWRVPEDMARFKQVTMGHTVVMGRRTWESLPASVRPLPGRRNVVLSRQTGYPADGAEVLGSLEQALTEPETWVIGGGQIYLLALPLATRCEVTEVDVDLPREDDDALAPVLDEAWLGATGEWQVSRSGLRYRFHSYRRP comes from the coding sequence TTGAGCAGCGTGGGCCTGGTCTGGGCTCAGTCGACGTCCGGCGTGATCGGCCGCGGCGGCGACATCCCGTGGCGGGTGCCCGAAGACATGGCCCGCTTCAAACAGGTGACGATGGGGCACACGGTGGTGATGGGCCGGCGGACCTGGGAGTCGTTGCCGGCTAGCGTTCGGCCGCTGCCCGGGCGCCGAAATGTCGTGCTGTCCCGCCAGACTGGCTACCCGGCCGACGGGGCGGAGGTGCTCGGGTCGCTCGAGCAGGCCCTGACCGAACCCGAGACGTGGGTGATCGGCGGCGGGCAGATCTACCTGCTGGCCCTGCCGCTGGCCACCCGCTGCGAGGTCACCGAGGTCGACGTCGACCTGCCGCGCGAGGACGACGACGCGCTGGCCCCGGTGCTCGACGAGGCGTGGCTGGGCGCGACGGGGGAGTGGCAGGTGAGCCGCTCGGGGCTGCGCTACCGGTTCCACAGCTACCGCCGGCCGTAA
- the dapB gene encoding 4-hydroxy-tetrahydrodipicolinate reductase, which yields MRVGVLGAKGKVGSTMVAAVQAAEDLTLSAEVDAGDPLSLLTEADTEAVIDFTHPDVVMDNLKFLIDNGIHAVIGTTGFTEERLDQVRSWLAGRNVGVLIAPNFAIGAVLSMRFAKQAAPFFDSAEVIELHHPHKADAPSGTAARTAKLIAEARKGLPPNPDATSTSLPGARGADVDGIPVHSVRLAGLVAHQEILFGTEGETLTIRHDSLDRTSFVPGVLLAVRRIKERPGLTVGLEPLLDLR from the coding sequence ATGCGGGTAGGCGTGCTGGGAGCCAAGGGCAAGGTGGGGTCGACGATGGTCGCGGCGGTGCAGGCCGCCGAGGATCTGACGCTGTCCGCGGAGGTGGACGCCGGCGATCCGCTGAGCCTGCTGACCGAGGCCGACACGGAGGCGGTCATCGACTTCACCCACCCCGACGTGGTGATGGACAACCTAAAGTTCTTGATAGACAACGGAATTCACGCTGTCATCGGCACCACCGGCTTCACCGAAGAGCGCCTCGACCAGGTTCGCTCGTGGCTGGCCGGTAGGAACGTCGGTGTGCTGATCGCGCCGAACTTCGCCATCGGCGCGGTGCTGTCGATGCGCTTCGCCAAGCAGGCGGCGCCCTTCTTCGACTCGGCCGAGGTCATCGAGCTGCATCACCCACACAAGGCCGACGCCCCGTCGGGCACCGCGGCCCGCACCGCGAAGCTGATCGCCGAGGCCCGAAAAGGCTTGCCACCCAACCCCGATGCCACCAGCACCAGCCTGCCCGGCGCCCGTGGCGCCGACGTCGACGGCATCCCGGTGCATTCGGTGCGACTGGCCGGGCTGGTCGCCCACCAGGAGATCCTGTTCGGGACCGAGGGCGAGACCCTGACCATCCGCCACGACAGCCTCGACCGCACGTCGTTCGTGCCGGGCGTGTTGTTGGCCGTGCGCCGCATCAAGGAACGCCCCGGCCTCACGGTGGGTCTGGAGCCCCTGCTCGACCTGCGATGA
- a CDS encoding thymidylate synthase produces the protein MPIATPYEDLLRLVLEAGAAKSDRTGTGTRSLFGRQIRYDLSAGFPLLTTKKVHFKSVVYELLWFLRGDSNVAWLREHGVTIWDEWASDTGDLGPVYGVQWRSWPTPSGEHVDQISAALDLLRTDPNSRRIIVSAWNVGDIPRMALPPCHAFFQFYVADGRLSCQLYQRSADLFLGVPFNIASYALLTHMMAAQAGLGVGEFVWTGGDCHIYDNHVEQVRLQLSREPRPYPELFLAHRDSIFDYTYDDVVVKNYDPHPAIKAPVAV, from the coding sequence GTGCCGATCGCGACACCCTACGAGGACCTGCTGCGCCTGGTGCTCGAGGCGGGCGCGGCCAAATCCGACCGCACCGGCACCGGCACCCGCAGCCTGTTCGGCCGGCAGATCCGCTACGACCTGTCGGCCGGCTTCCCGCTGCTCACCACCAAGAAGGTGCATTTCAAGTCGGTGGTCTACGAGCTGCTGTGGTTCCTGCGCGGCGACTCCAACGTCGCCTGGCTGCGCGAGCACGGCGTCACCATCTGGGACGAATGGGCAAGCGACACAGGCGATCTCGGTCCGGTCTACGGCGTACAGTGGCGGTCCTGGCCCACCCCGTCGGGCGAGCACGTCGACCAGATCAGCGCCGCGCTGGATCTGCTGCGCACCGACCCGAACTCCCGGCGCATCATCGTATCGGCGTGGAACGTCGGCGACATCCCGCGGATGGCGCTGCCACCGTGCCACGCGTTCTTCCAGTTCTACGTGGCCGACGGGCGGCTGAGCTGCCAGCTCTACCAGCGCAGCGCCGACCTGTTCCTCGGCGTGCCGTTCAACATCGCCAGCTACGCGCTGCTCACCCACATGATGGCCGCCCAGGCCGGTCTGGGCGTCGGCGAGTTCGTCTGGACGGGTGGCGACTGCCACATCTACGACAACCACGTCGAGCAGGTGCGGCTGCAGCTGAGCCGTGAGCCGCGCCCATATCCGGAACTGTTTCTGGCCCATAGGGATTCGATCTTCGACTACACCTACGACGACGTCGTCGTGAAGAACTACGACCCGCACCCGGCGATCAAAGCCCCCGTCGCTGTATGA
- a CDS encoding UPF0158 family protein has product MGEWDANAVETLRRAVFSSDGSIVEVVRGRLNDEVLQLAGDGLLDAVAQGVGGAAELAAECAAALRERGWEGDEELADQLVASLGQGATPMLRSLPVDLEELASLLEGDPVWGGGRMDLKTGECWPGSPDFENFDDDGLDDDEDRWLYVECVGSRDGYRDMERFIDTVGDPAIADRLEIAISGKGAFRRFKDVLSRWPDELERYYQFSGERQRGRARAWLAEAGYRPAGAARP; this is encoded by the coding sequence ATGGGTGAGTGGGACGCAAACGCGGTGGAGACTCTACGGAGGGCGGTGTTTAGCAGCGACGGGTCCATCGTCGAGGTGGTGCGCGGCCGGCTGAACGATGAGGTCCTTCAGCTGGCAGGGGATGGGCTCCTGGATGCGGTTGCTCAGGGCGTGGGCGGAGCGGCCGAACTTGCGGCAGAATGCGCGGCGGCGCTGAGGGAGCGCGGCTGGGAGGGTGACGAGGAGTTGGCCGACCAACTCGTGGCATCCCTGGGACAGGGGGCGACGCCGATGCTTCGGTCGCTCCCAGTCGATCTTGAGGAACTGGCGTCATTGCTGGAAGGCGACCCGGTGTGGGGCGGCGGCCGGATGGACCTCAAGACCGGCGAGTGCTGGCCCGGAAGCCCGGACTTCGAAAACTTCGACGACGACGGTCTGGACGACGATGAGGACCGCTGGCTGTATGTGGAATGCGTAGGGTCGCGCGACGGCTATCGCGACATGGAGCGGTTCATCGACACGGTGGGCGATCCTGCGATCGCCGACCGCCTCGAGATCGCGATAAGCGGAAAGGGTGCGTTCCGCCGGTTCAAAGACGTGCTTTCGCGCTGGCCCGACGAGCTGGAGCGCTACTACCAGTTCTCCGGCGAGCGTCAGCGTGGCCGCGCCCGGGCCTGGCTCGCGGAGGCGGGCTATCGACCGGCCGGTGCTGCTCGGCCCTGA